From a single Lolium rigidum isolate FL_2022 chromosome 7, APGP_CSIRO_Lrig_0.1, whole genome shotgun sequence genomic region:
- the LOC124675839 gene encoding ribulose bisphosphate carboxylase small subunit, chloroplastic 1-like — protein sequence MGASSVACLLLPSNTMAPTVMASSATTVAPFQGLKSTAGLPVSRRSAASLGSVSNGGRIRCMQVWPIEGIKKFETLSYLPPLSSEALLKQIDFLIRSKWVPCLEFSKVGFIFREHGSTPGYYDGRYWTMWKLPMFGCTDAAQVLKEVEEVKKEYPDAYVRIIGFDNIRQVQCVSFIAFKPPGCEESGKA from the exons ATGGGGGCCTCAAGTGTAGCCTGCCTCCTGCTCCCCTCCAACACCATGGCTCCCACCGTGATGGCTTCCTCGGCCACCACCGTCGCACCCTTCCAGGGCCTCAAGTCCACCGCGGGCCTCCCCGTCAGCCGCCGCAGCGCCGCCAGCCTCGGCAGCGTCAGCAATGGTGGAAGGATCAGATGCATGCAG GTGTGGCCGATTGAGGGCATCAAGAAGTTCGAGACCCTATCTTACCTGCCACCGCTCTCGTCGGAGGCCCTCCTGAAGCAGATTGACTTCTTGATCCGCTCCAAATGGGTTCCCTGTCTGGAGTTCAGCAAGGTTGGCTTCATCTTCCGTGAGCACGGCAGCACTCCCGGATACTACGATGGCAGGTACTGGACAATGTGGAAGCTGCCCATGTTCGGCTGCACAGACGCCGCCCAAGTCCtcaaggaggtggaggaggtcaaGAAGGAGTACCCTGACGCCTATGTCCGCATCATCGGTTTCGACAACATCCGTCAGGTGCAGTGCGTCAGCTTCATCGCCTTCAAGCCACCAGGCTGTGAGGAGTCCGGCAAGGCATAA